A genomic segment from Mustelus asterias unplaced genomic scaffold, sMusAst1.hap1.1 HAP1_SCAFFOLD_1781, whole genome shotgun sequence encodes:
- the LOC144488695 gene encoding transmembrane protein 52B-like yields the protein MGLLTRAAAVIYSFSIICQLVGVRSDDDCSSSEHCSNLQSHLTSLWYVWLLLVLCLLLVLCGIVTSCLRCCVRTQEESGAQSPRPYEVTVITLDQDNTIHSTIQNTITSIQSLFVPSARRIFTVTRCHNTAPTPARETPPCYDEVLGRVQVLEAPEGGPGSRSTAEATR from the exons ATGGGACTGTTAACTCGAGCAGCGGCTGTCATTTACTCTTTCTCCATCATCTGTCAG CTGGTAGGGGTTCGAAGTGATGATGACTGTTCCTCCAGTGAACA CTGCTCGAACCTGCAGTCCCACCTGACTAGTCTGTGGTATGTCTG GTTACTGCTGGTCCTCTGTCTGCTCTTAGTCCTGTGCGGTATTGTGACCAGCTGCCTCCGCTGCTGTGTGAGGACGCAGGAAGAGTCAGGAGCCCAGAGCCCCCGTCCCTACGAAGTGACAGTCATTACATTGGACCAGGACAATACCATACATAGCACCATACAGAACACCATCACCT cgatccagtctctctttgtGCCCAGCGCTCgtcggattttcacagtgacacgCTGTCATAACACCGCCCCAACCCCTGCCCGGGAGACCCCTCCGTGTTACGATGAGGTGTTGGGGAGGGTACAAGTCCTCGAGGCCCCCGAGGGAGGGCCTGGTTCGAGAAGCACAGCGGAGGCAACAAGATAA